A window of Leptotrichia wadei contains these coding sequences:
- the hisD gene encoding histidinol dehydrogenase — protein sequence MIKTIKYSKDVDLEKELARSQFSYVDVNETVESILKDVKARGDKALIEYTEKFDGVKLENLEVTEEEIQKAFDTIDKDLMEVIQYSHDNIKKFHEKQVRNDFLIRQENGVILGQVVNPIEKVGLYVPGGTAAYPSTVLMNAVPAKIAGCKEIVMVTPPTKDGTILPSLLVAAKISGVDRIFKVGGAQSIAALSYGTETVPKVYKIGGPGNIYVAMAKKMVYGKVSIDMIAGPSEVLIIADESADSVHTAADLLSQAEHDKLAACILVTTSQRLADEVAVEVEKQLKELPREEIARTSIETQGRIIVVENMDEAVFVSNFVAPEHLELAVDNPFELLPKIKNAGSIFMGHNTPEPLGDYLAGPNHTLPTSGTAKFSSPLSVDDFVKKSSFIYYSKQGLEEVKDKVIKFAENEGLTAHARSVSKRFDK from the coding sequence ATGATTAAAACTATAAAATATTCAAAAGATGTTGATTTGGAGAAGGAGCTTGCTAGAAGTCAGTTTTCTTATGTTGATGTAAATGAAACTGTGGAAAGCATCTTAAAAGATGTTAAGGCTAGAGGAGACAAGGCTTTGATTGAATATACTGAAAAATTTGATGGAGTGAAACTGGAAAATTTAGAAGTTACAGAAGAAGAAATTCAAAAGGCTTTTGATACGATTGATAAGGATTTGATGGAAGTTATTCAATATTCTCATGACAATATTAAAAAATTTCACGAAAAGCAAGTTAGAAATGATTTTTTAATAAGACAGGAAAATGGCGTAATTTTAGGGCAAGTAGTTAATCCAATTGAAAAAGTTGGACTTTATGTTCCCGGGGGAACAGCTGCTTATCCATCGACTGTTTTGATGAATGCAGTTCCGGCAAAAATTGCTGGATGTAAAGAAATTGTAATGGTGACACCTCCAACTAAAGATGGAACGATTTTGCCATCTCTTTTGGTTGCTGCGAAAATTTCTGGAGTTGATAGAATCTTTAAAGTAGGTGGAGCTCAATCAATAGCTGCTCTTAGTTACGGTACAGAAACTGTTCCAAAAGTTTATAAAATTGGTGGACCAGGAAATATTTATGTTGCAATGGCTAAGAAAATGGTTTATGGAAAAGTTTCGATTGATATGATTGCTGGACCAAGTGAAGTACTAATTATTGCTGATGAAAGTGCAGATTCAGTTCATACAGCGGCAGATTTGTTATCGCAAGCAGAGCATGATAAATTGGCAGCTTGTATATTAGTTACAACATCACAAAGATTAGCAGATGAAGTAGCAGTAGAAGTAGAAAAACAACTAAAGGAACTACCTAGAGAAGAAATTGCTAGAACTTCAATTGAAACTCAAGGTAGAATTATTGTTGTAGAAAATATGGATGAAGCAGTTTTTGTAAGTAATTTTGTAGCACCAGAACATTTAGAACTGGCAGTGGATAATCCTTTTGAATTATTGCCAAAAATAAAAAACGCAGGTTCAATCTTTATGGGACATAATACACCTGAACCACTTGGAGATTATTTAGCAGGCCCAAATCACACATTACCAACAAGCGGAACTGCCAAATTCTCTTCTCCATTGTCGGTAGATGACTTTGTTAAAAAATCTTCATTTATTTATTATTCAAAACAAGGACTTGAAGAAGTTAAGGATAAAGTAATTAAATTTGCTGAAAATGAAGGGCTTACAGCACATGCTCGTTCAGTTTCTAAAAGATTTGATAAATAA
- a CDS encoding phospholipase D family protein, with product MEEKWKLRVPISSTIHSKFYLLKNDTETRLIFGSANLSFQAFSNKRNQFENIVIFDNSPLFNQFEEYFNEITLTCTDFITKAIRKKAKSKIKVLDENNDEKQEEKFSVRFTQDENSKLQIDISKDIVKEFNEVIVKEEDSVALPIIEEIKTIDEKQKIIENEKKEELEVEKFAYELSINTISRQAKKKESMVVMPETFAKKIKPKLEIKIAPKLNQATPERELLFSKDTDRGFGRSGLYIEENGNTKPFGQKGRNKKFY from the coding sequence GTGGAAGAAAAGTGGAAATTGAGAGTGCCAATAAGTTCAACAATTCATAGTAAATTTTATCTTTTGAAAAATGATACGGAGACGAGATTGATTTTTGGATCAGCTAATCTTTCATTTCAGGCTTTTTCAAATAAAAGGAACCAATTTGAAAATATTGTCATTTTTGATAATTCCCCATTATTTAACCAGTTTGAAGAATATTTTAACGAAATTACTTTAACTTGTACTGATTTTATTACGAAAGCTATAAGGAAAAAGGCGAAAAGTAAAATTAAAGTTTTAGATGAAAATAATGATGAAAAACAGGAAGAGAAATTTTCTGTGAGATTTACACAAGATGAAAATTCCAAATTGCAAATAGATATTTCGAAAGATATTGTTAAAGAATTTAATGAGGTGATTGTTAAGGAAGAAGACAGTGTTGCTTTACCAATAATTGAGGAAATTAAAACGATTGATGAGAAACAGAAAATAATTGAGAACGAGAAAAAAGAGGAGCTTGAAGTTGAAAAATTTGCTTATGAATTGTCAATTAATACTATTTCACGACAGGCTAAAAAGAAAGAGAGTATGGTTGTGATGCCGGAAACATTTGCGAAAAAGATAAAACCTAAATTGGAAATTAAAATTGCTCCAAAATTAAATCAAGCGACTCCTGAAAGAGAATTGTTATTTTCAAAAGATACTGATCGTGGATTTGGACGTTCGGGATTATATATTGAAGAAAATGGAAACACGAAACCGTTTGGGCAAAAAGGAAGAAATAAAAAGTTCTATTGA
- the hisH gene encoding imidazole glycerol phosphate synthase subunit HisH, whose protein sequence is MIAVIDYGVGNLFSLLSSLNYVGLDTKLTNDVEEIKNAKGIILPGVGAFRDAISNLEKYGLKDILINEAKNGKPFLGICLGMQMLFEKSYEYGEFEGLGLINGTVEEIKKHIPENSDLKIPHMGWNNLKINDEFRNDKILKNVNVENEEYVYYVHSYFAKTDMKNIVAYSEYGTKIPGIVKNKNVYGMQFHPEKSGDTGLKLLKNWGELVK, encoded by the coding sequence ATGATTGCAGTTATTGATTATGGAGTGGGTAATCTTTTCTCTTTGCTATCTTCATTAAATTACGTTGGACTTGATACAAAACTGACTAATGATGTTGAAGAGATTAAAAATGCGAAAGGAATAATTTTGCCAGGAGTGGGGGCCTTTAGGGATGCTATTTCTAATCTTGAGAAATATGGGTTAAAAGATATTTTGATAAATGAAGCGAAGAATGGAAAGCCATTTTTAGGAATTTGCCTTGGAATGCAAATGCTTTTTGAAAAAAGTTACGAATACGGTGAATTTGAAGGACTTGGGCTTATAAATGGAACTGTTGAGGAAATAAAAAAACATATTCCAGAAAATTCTGATTTGAAAATACCTCATATGGGATGGAACAACTTGAAAATAAATGATGAATTTAGAAATGATAAAATTTTGAAAAATGTGAATGTTGAAAATGAAGAATACGTGTATTATGTTCATTCATATTTTGCAAAAACTGATATGAAAAATATTGTTGCATATTCAGAATACGGAACAAAAATTCCTGGAATTGTGAAAAATAAAAATGTTTATGGAATGCAGTTTCATCCTGAAAAATCTGGAGATACTGGATTGAAATTATTGAAAAATTGGGGTGAATTAGTAAAGTAA
- the hisG gene encoding ATP phosphoribosyltransferase yields the protein MINIALPKGRLGNKVYDLFEKIGYESSEIKEDNRKLIFENREKNVRFLLVKPSDVGVYVEKGSADIGVVGRDVLLEENPDIYELMDLGFGKCKFAIAGPVNFKENFDRPLVVATKYLNVSKRYFDSINRDVELIKLNGSIEIAPILGLSDVIMDIVETGTTLKENNLKVLKTIEDISARFIANKSSYRFKNEEIEKIVKSIKEIL from the coding sequence ATGATAAATATTGCTCTTCCTAAAGGAAGATTAGGAAATAAAGTATATGATTTGTTTGAAAAAATAGGTTATGAAAGTTCAGAAATAAAGGAAGATAATAGGAAACTGATTTTTGAAAATCGAGAAAAAAATGTTAGGTTTCTTTTGGTAAAACCGTCAGATGTTGGGGTTTATGTGGAAAAAGGAAGTGCAGATATTGGAGTTGTGGGAAGAGATGTTCTGCTTGAGGAAAATCCTGATATTTATGAGCTAATGGATTTGGGATTTGGTAAATGTAAATTTGCGATTGCGGGACCTGTGAATTTTAAGGAAAATTTTGATAGACCATTGGTAGTAGCGACAAAATATTTAAATGTTTCAAAAAGATATTTTGATTCAATTAATAGAGATGTGGAACTTATAAAACTAAATGGTTCTATCGAAATAGCACCAATTTTGGGACTTTCTGATGTGATTATGGATATTGTTGAAACTGGAACGACTTTAAAGGAAAATAATTTGAAAGTATTGAAAACTATTGAAGATATAAGTGCTAGATTTATTGCTAATAAGTCGAGCTATAGATTTAAAAATGAAGAAATAGAGAAAATTGTTAAAAGTATAAAAGAAATTTTATAA
- a CDS encoding DNA alkylation repair protein, translating to MEIQKELFSLQDKEYMKFLSKLTPNVSENTIIGVRIPEIRKLAKKLVKNNEYEDFLKKLPHKYYDENLLHGAIISESKDFEKCIKLLDNFLPFVDNWAVCDTISPKIFKKHKKELIEKIKEWSQSDKTYTCRFGVEMLMTHFLDEDFKKEYLEMVANIYSEEYYVKMVVAWFFATALAKQWDYAVIYLEDNRLDVWVHNKTIQKARESLRISLEKKEYLKKLKRGKEN from the coding sequence ATGGAAATACAAAAAGAATTATTTTCACTTCAAGATAAAGAATATATGAAATTTTTAAGTAAATTAACGCCAAATGTATCAGAGAATACAATTATTGGAGTGAGAATTCCTGAAATAAGAAAATTGGCTAAAAAATTGGTAAAAAATAATGAATATGAAGATTTTTTGAAGAAGTTGCCACATAAATATTACGATGAGAATTTGTTGCATGGAGCAATTATTTCAGAGAGCAAAGATTTTGAGAAATGTATTAAATTGCTTGATAATTTTTTGCCATTTGTTGATAATTGGGCGGTTTGTGATACGATTTCTCCGAAGATTTTTAAAAAGCATAAAAAAGAACTGATTGAAAAAATAAAGGAATGGTCTCAATCGGATAAAACTTATACTTGCAGGTTTGGTGTAGAAATGTTGATGACGCATTTTTTGGATGAAGACTTTAAAAAGGAATATTTGGAAATGGTAGCGAATATTTATTCTGAAGAATATTATGTGAAAATGGTAGTTGCTTGGTTTTTTGCGACGGCACTTGCAAAACAGTGGGATTATGCGGTGATTTATTTAGAAGATAACAGATTGGATGTTTGGGTGCATAATAAGACGATACAGAAGGCTCGAGAAAGTTTGAGAATTTCGTTGGAGAAGAAGGAGTATTTGAAAAAATTGAAGAGAGGGAAAGAAAATTAA
- a CDS encoding DEAD/DEAH box helicase family protein: MKKMETRNRLGKKEEIKSSIESIVKLIENYRKYVIDYNDNYGSRIVEIILYAFTSPFLQDIRFKLESDSEKLDVPQFLFIGGTAGSGKSNLLQILQKMLGLSKSKPILYNNIIPTGRTKKADTITQIQLWMNENNVAPILIDEIDEEFFSNKDRGNNLIVNVSNLSTSNFDFTPCFIGTTNALEYSLPQRAQRRSYYVKNDKVFDTELKKKSVKAYTEVFEIINDTLFQDFVIRFAEKLADDNLSWKNYSLHSSTGLIDFLYWSREIFKEYFEIAQIEMPAWFPETRYDDTVENNQSLWRKLYEYNHQDFKVQKEKGVYLFKLKSLDSEEGQSNRFGTKILPSTKYLNALSQKCKNDNNSSDIIEIKIKEFHDWIGVPLPKELEHKKTILDFFKKKKSEK; encoded by the coding sequence TTGAAGAAAATGGAAACACGAAACCGTTTGGGCAAAAAGGAAGAAATAAAAAGTTCTATTGAAAGTATTGTAAAATTGATTGAGAACTATAGAAAGTATGTAATTGACTATAACGATAATTATGGTTCAAGAATCGTTGAGATTATTTTATATGCATTTACCTCGCCTTTTCTTCAGGATATTAGGTTTAAACTGGAATCTGATTCGGAAAAATTAGATGTTCCGCAATTTTTATTTATTGGAGGAACTGCTGGTTCAGGAAAAAGTAACTTATTGCAGATTTTACAAAAAATGCTGGGCCTTTCTAAATCAAAGCCTATTTTGTACAATAACATTATTCCGACTGGAAGAACAAAAAAAGCAGACACGATAACACAAATTCAACTATGGATGAATGAAAATAATGTAGCTCCAATTTTAATTGATGAAATTGACGAAGAATTTTTTTCAAACAAAGATAGAGGAAACAACCTGATTGTAAATGTTTCAAATCTTTCTACTTCAAATTTCGATTTTACGCCTTGTTTTATTGGAACAACAAATGCTTTGGAATATTCGTTGCCACAACGGGCACAAAGAAGATCATACTATGTGAAAAATGATAAAGTTTTTGACACAGAACTTAAGAAAAAATCTGTAAAAGCGTATACAGAAGTGTTTGAAATTATTAATGATACTCTTTTTCAAGATTTTGTTATTCGATTTGCAGAAAAGTTGGCAGATGACAATTTAAGCTGGAAAAATTATTCCCTACATTCTTCTACAGGATTGATAGATTTCCTTTATTGGTCTCGTGAAATTTTTAAGGAATATTTTGAAATTGCTCAAATCGAAATGCCTGCTTGGTTTCCTGAAACTAGATATGATGACACTGTAGAAAATAATCAGTCTTTATGGAGAAAATTATACGAATATAATCATCAAGATTTTAAAGTACAAAAAGAAAAAGGTGTATATTTATTCAAATTAAAAAGTTTAGATAGCGAAGAAGGACAAAGCAACAGATTTGGTACAAAAATTCTTCCGTCAACAAAATATTTGAATGCATTATCGCAAAAATGTAAAAATGACAATAATTCTTCGGATATTATTGAAATTAAGATAAAAGAGTTTCATGATTGGATAGGAGTACCTTTACCGAAGGAATTGGAACATAAGAAAACAATTCTGGATTTTTTTAAGAAAAAGAAAAGTGAAAAGTGA
- a CDS encoding AAA family ATPase: protein MKKKKKGLAIGNSDFKEIIQENGYYVDKTKFIEDLLEDLSKVKLFTRPRRFGKTLNLSMLKYFFDVKNAEENRKLFDNLYISKSEYMENQGQNPVILISLRNAEAENWENSFFNTKNLVKSLYKQFQYIKEKLDEFDLEDFFNIVKDKYNADWENSLKNLSRYLYEYYGKKVIILIDEYDTPMTSAWNEGYYEKSRRFFKSFYSNTLKDNEYLQFAVVTGILRVAKEGIFSGLNNLKTYTVLNNKYAKSFGLIETEVKNALEYYGLEQNIEKVRKWYNGYKFGNIQIYNPWSIINYLDEKEIDVYWINTSDNRLIHAAIDNADKDLFDELKDLFNNGTTEQMVMASSNMDRLKDPQEVWQLLLFGGYLTVEEKIAMNEYALKLPNYEVKTFFKDMFVQNLGGFSRFREMIKAFKNFEFDRFEKLLNEIFLVSMSYHDTSKTEKPYHTFILGMMLYLDNEYTVLSNNETGYGRNDLALNPINKRDVGYIFEFKVAKTEEELEERAEEALSQIENKKYPVLLKECGVKEIVHIGMAFFGKRVKVKYKVVKN from the coding sequence ATGAAAAAAAAGAAAAAAGGACTAGCAATTGGAAATTCTGATTTTAAGGAGATTATACAAGAAAACGGATATTATGTCGATAAAACAAAGTTCATAGAAGATTTGCTGGAAGACTTATCAAAAGTTAAACTTTTTACAAGGCCCAGAAGATTTGGTAAAACTCTAAATTTGTCGATGTTAAAATATTTTTTTGATGTGAAAAATGCAGAGGAAAATAGAAAATTATTTGATAATTTGTATATTTCAAAAAGTGAGTATATGGAAAATCAAGGACAAAATCCTGTGATTCTTATAAGCCTGAGAAATGCCGAGGCAGAAAATTGGGAGAATAGTTTTTTTAATACTAAGAATCTTGTAAAATCATTGTATAAACAATTTCAATATATTAAAGAGAAATTGGATGAATTTGATTTGGAAGATTTTTTTAATATTGTTAAAGATAAGTATAATGCAGATTGGGAAAATTCATTAAAGAATTTATCAAGATATCTATATGAATATTACGGTAAAAAAGTCATAATTTTAATAGATGAGTATGACACTCCAATGACAAGTGCTTGGAACGAAGGATATTATGAAAAGTCACGAAGATTTTTTAAAAGTTTTTATTCAAATACATTGAAAGATAATGAATATTTACAGTTTGCTGTTGTGACTGGAATACTTAGGGTAGCAAAGGAAGGGATTTTTTCTGGATTGAATAATTTGAAAACTTATACAGTTTTGAATAATAAATATGCGAAAAGTTTTGGATTGATTGAAACAGAAGTGAAAAATGCTTTGGAATATTATGGATTAGAGCAAAATATTGAAAAAGTGAGAAAATGGTATAATGGCTATAAGTTTGGGAATATTCAAATTTATAATCCGTGGAGTATAATTAACTATCTCGATGAAAAAGAAATAGATGTTTACTGGATAAATACATCAGATAACAGACTTATCCATGCAGCAATAGACAATGCTGATAAAGATTTATTTGATGAATTAAAAGATTTATTCAATAACGGGACAACAGAGCAAATGGTAATGGCTTCGTCGAATATGGATAGATTGAAAGATCCACAAGAAGTTTGGCAGTTATTACTTTTTGGAGGGTATTTGACTGTTGAAGAAAAAATTGCTATGAATGAATATGCTTTGAAATTACCAAATTATGAAGTTAAAACATTTTTTAAAGATATGTTTGTCCAAAATTTAGGAGGTTTTAGCAGATTTAGAGAAATGATCAAAGCGTTTAAAAACTTTGAATTTGACAGATTTGAAAAACTTTTAAATGAAATATTTTTAGTGTCAATGAGTTATCATGATACTTCTAAAACAGAAAAACCGTATCATACTTTTATTTTAGGAATGATGTTGTATCTTGATAATGAGTACACAGTTTTATCAAATAATGAAACTGGATATGGAAGAAATGATTTAGCTTTAAATCCGATAAATAAAAGAGATGTTGGATATATATTTGAATTTAAAGTGGCTAAAACTGAAGAAGAGCTTGAAGAAAGAGCAGAGGAAGCATTGAGTCAAATTGAAAATAAAAAATATCCTGTTTTATTAAAGGAATGTGGAGTAAAAGAAATTGTACATATTGGAATGGCATTTTTTGGAAAAAGAGTTAAAGTGAAATATAAAGTTGTGAAAAACTAA
- a CDS encoding ATP-binding protein — protein MVKRTKYLEKLKKIKDMQIIKVITGVRRCGKSTLLSQFKNSLIESGILEKQIISINFEDLKFEDLKDYKLLYQYINERLVPNKKNYIFIDEIQEVENFQRAVDSLFIKDNTDIYITGSNAMMLSGELATLLSGRYIEISILPLSFSEYLELDETQDVRQTWNKYFENGGFPYAIQIKDDDIRKDYLMGIYNTVLLKDIVARNKVQDITLLESVVKFLFENIGNIVSPKKIADTLVSYGRKTTSSTVENYIEALKSSFILYKAGRYDIKGKQHLKSLEKYYIVDIGLRKLLINKKHSDIGHILENIVYLELIRRGYTVYIGKIGDLEIDFIAERNNEREYYQVSATILDENTFKREITPLKKVKDNFQKFIISMDEINLSEDGIKHINILDFLQNRDN, from the coding sequence ATGGTTAAAAGAACTAAATACTTGGAAAAGTTAAAAAAAATAAAAGATATGCAGATAATAAAGGTTATCACAGGCGTTAGGCGATGCGGGAAATCTACATTGCTATCTCAATTTAAAAATTCTTTAATAGAATCTGGTATCTTGGAAAAACAGATAATTTCCATAAATTTTGAGGATTTAAAGTTTGAAGATTTAAAAGATTATAAATTATTGTATCAATATATAAACGAAAGACTTGTGCCTAATAAAAAAAATTATATATTTATTGATGAAATTCAGGAAGTTGAAAATTTTCAAAGGGCAGTGGATTCTTTATTTATAAAGGATAACACAGATATTTATATAACAGGCTCCAATGCGATGATGCTATCTGGCGAATTAGCAACACTGCTTTCAGGCAGATATATTGAAATATCCATATTGCCTCTATCTTTTTCTGAATATCTTGAATTGGATGAAACACAGGACGTGAGACAGACTTGGAATAAATATTTTGAAAATGGTGGATTTCCTTATGCAATACAAATAAAAGATGACGATATAAGAAAAGACTATTTAATGGGAATATACAACACAGTTTTGTTAAAAGATATAGTTGCAAGAAATAAAGTACAGGATATTACGTTACTCGAATCTGTAGTAAAATTTCTATTTGAAAACATCGGAAATATCGTCTCACCCAAAAAAATAGCAGATACACTTGTTTCCTATGGCAGAAAAACTACATCTTCTACCGTTGAAAATTATATAGAAGCCCTTAAATCATCGTTTATTTTGTACAAAGCTGGACGTTATGATATAAAAGGAAAGCAACATTTAAAGTCGTTGGAGAAATATTATATAGTTGACATAGGACTAAGAAAATTGCTTATAAATAAAAAGCATAGCGATATTGGGCATATTTTGGAAAATATAGTTTATTTGGAATTGATTAGACGTGGATATACTGTGTATATTGGTAAAATTGGAGATTTGGAAATAGATTTTATAGCAGAACGAAATAATGAAAGAGAATATTATCAAGTGTCAGCAACGATACTTGATGAAAATACATTCAAGAGAGAGATAACGCCATTAAAGAAAGTAAAGGATAATTTTCAGAAGTTTATAATTTCGATGGATGAAATAAATTTAAGCGAAGATGGAATAAAGCATATAAATATTTTAGATTTTTTACAAAATCGAGATAATTAG
- the hisB gene encoding imidazoleglycerol-phosphate dehydratase HisB: protein MRKSKIERNTFETKIKVELNIDGTGKYENNTGVGFLDHMLDLFAKHGRFDLKIYCDGDTQVDDHHSAEDIGIALGKCFYEALGDLKGVRRYGNFLLPMDEALTLVAVDLSGRYFLNFDVNIPTEKVGTFDTELVEEFFIGFTRHLNATLHIKNIAGTNSHHIIESIFKGVARALAEAVSIDEKYKDEIPSTKGVLV from the coding sequence ATGAGAAAATCTAAAATTGAAAGAAATACATTTGAAACAAAAATAAAAGTTGAATTGAATATTGATGGAACTGGGAAATATGAAAATAATACAGGGGTTGGGTTTTTGGATCATATGCTTGACTTGTTTGCGAAGCATGGGAGATTTGATTTGAAGATTTATTGTGATGGGGATACGCAGGTGGATGATCACCATAGTGCGGAGGATATTGGTATTGCATTGGGAAAATGTTTTTATGAAGCTTTGGGAGATTTGAAGGGGGTAAGAAGGTATGGGAACTTTCTTTTGCCGATGGATGAGGCCCTGACGTTAGTTGCTGTTGATTTAAGCGGGAGATATTTTTTGAATTTTGATGTGAATATTCCGACTGAGAAAGTTGGGACTTTTGATACAGAATTAGTGGAAGAGTTTTTCATTGGCTTTACACGGCATTTGAATGCGACACTGCATATAAAAAATATAGCTGGAACGAATTCACATCATATAATTGAGTCGATTTTTAAGGGAGTTGCCAGAGCCTTGGCGGAGGCTGTGAGTATTGATGAAAAATATAAAGATGAGATTCCATCCACTAAAGGGGTATTAGTTTAA
- the hisC gene encoding histidinol-phosphate transaminase, whose protein sequence is MGKFWNNKIKEIEPYTPGEQPKDKKYIKLNTNENPYPPSAKVIEKIKSMNLEDLKLYPDPDVMELGKVIAEYFSNKINDKITRKQVFIGNGSDEVLAFIFMTFFNARDKVYYPDITYSFYPVYADLFNLKEVKIPLNDSFEIEIQKYFGLDGHIIIANPNAPTSIALKLDEIEEIVKNNPNQLVIVDEAYVDFGAESAVKLINKYDNVLVVQTFSKSRSMAGIRLGYALGSENIIEGLNRLKFSFNSYTIDRISIEAGIESFKDDEYFEKTNAKIIQTREKTVEKLKKLGFKVLNSSANFIFISHKDVYAGDLYKQLKENGVLARYFAKDRINNYLRVTIGTDEEMGIFIEKLEEIIFQRKKF, encoded by the coding sequence ATGGGGAAATTTTGGAATAATAAAATAAAGGAAATAGAGCCTTATACACCAGGTGAACAACCAAAAGACAAAAAATATATTAAACTTAATACAAATGAAAATCCTTATCCGCCATCAGCAAAAGTTATAGAAAAAATAAAATCTATGAATTTGGAAGATTTGAAATTGTATCCAGATCCAGATGTAATGGAGCTTGGAAAAGTTATTGCTGAATATTTTTCTAATAAAATAAATGATAAAATTACACGCAAGCAAGTGTTTATTGGAAATGGATCGGATGAAGTTCTGGCATTTATTTTTATGACATTTTTTAATGCGAGAGATAAAGTGTATTATCCAGATATTACATACAGTTTTTATCCAGTTTATGCCGATTTATTTAATTTGAAGGAAGTCAAAATTCCTTTAAATGATAGTTTTGAAATTGAAATTCAAAAATATTTTGGCTTGGATGGACATATAATTATCGCAAATCCGAATGCACCAACTTCGATTGCTTTAAAATTGGATGAAATTGAAGAAATAGTAAAAAATAATCCAAACCAGCTAGTTATCGTTGACGAGGCGTATGTTGACTTTGGAGCAGAAAGTGCTGTAAAATTAATAAATAAATACGATAATGTTCTTGTAGTTCAGACATTTTCCAAGTCACGTTCTATGGCGGGAATACGGCTTGGATATGCACTTGGCTCTGAAAATATAATTGAAGGGTTGAATAGATTAAAATTTTCATTTAACTCATATACAATCGACAGAATTTCAATTGAAGCTGGAATCGAGTCGTTTAAGGATGACGAGTATTTTGAAAAAACTAATGCTAAAATTATTCAAACTAGAGAAAAAACGGTTGAAAAATTGAAAAAATTAGGATTTAAAGTATTAAATTCAAGTGCTAATTTTATTTTTATTTCACATAAAGATGTCTATGCAGGTGATTTGTACAAACAATTAAAAGAAAATGGAGTTTTAGCAAGATATTTTGCAAAAGATAGAATTAATAATTATTTGAGGGTTACGATTGGGACGGATGAGGAAATGGGGATTTTTATTGAGAAATTGGAAGAAATTATTTTTCAAAGGAAAAAATTTTGA